The Dreissena polymorpha isolate Duluth1 chromosome 8, UMN_Dpol_1.0, whole genome shotgun sequence genome includes the window cagaatagcctgtttaaaacacactggctaatcagggacgaaaattTCCGCTTGACTGGATTTCCGTATAGAATTTACCTCATTGAAACGAAACATTCAATAAAagaggaaagtatcgtccctgattagtttcTACGTACTTCAAGGCTAATCTTGGTGACGCTCTACGCAAGTGCATTAGGTCCAGATTTCCCAGATCGAGGTTCAAGTACCCTTAcctttataaaaatattgttttataatatttttatatttgttatatcatAACCATAGCGTAAAGATTCGTTGCAACATATGTTATAGTGcaacatacttaaacaaataACCAATCGCATACTTacaagaaataaaatgttatttaaaaaaagtaataaaacaattttatgtaaaatatacatCTATCGAGGTATGGAACTCGAAGGTTATTTTGCTTTTGATTGAATTGACTATCTGTCATAATCCATAGGTCGGAATTCAAACCCTTCTTAAATTTTTTCGCATGTTTTGAAGAGCATCGATTATAATTAATGTGCTTTAAAACCGATCTTTCGTAAACATTTCATGTGTgagatattttcttaaaatgttgGCGAAACCAAAATCAGCTTTTAAGGCACCTTTATTGAATAAGTGAGTATTAGAAAaccattattattaatgttacaTTAATTTCCGTTGACATAACCACGACTTTAAGGCAAACGCCTAGGCAAATTATCAACGCAAACtctaatttattttctttaaaaaaatctacaaaTTTAAGTGACCACGACACAATCTTTTTGAACAACACAGTTTAAAACCAAAGAATATGACTTTGATGTCACAATTTTGCAAAAGTGAATCTACCTACCCCCAACAAAAGCCTGAACGTTTACAGGTTGAACCCAGAAAGGAACCTGAATGATGTCTGCAGCAATCTGAAAGTCATTTAGATTCGTAGGACTTATGTTCGGAATAGAAAAAATGGTAGTTGATAGTTTTTTTGCGCACAGAGATTTCGCCGTGTCCAGGACAAACAAACCGGGTTCAAACGAACTTGTATCTGAAATGTAGATCAAGACAGTCATATTAGACCACAATCCACACATGTAATTCGAAACAAATGTGATACGTATAATTTCAGATTAAGTGTATGGGTGAATCAATATGTTTCCATGTAGCGGTCTAAATAGAAGTTCTCAAAAATTGTATTGACAGTACGTGCAATTTTTGTTTagtattttaaattatatgatttaatatagTGTGAGGCCGTTAAGCTTccattgacattaaaaaaaactgtttaagaGTAAATAATCATAGCAAATCTAGATACATGCTCAGTATGAATACCAGATATTATGATACAACACAAATGCATATCATTAAAACATACTTATAGAGAATTAATTTACCACTCATACATCTCGTTCTCGCTTCCTTGTGATTCTCGAGttgtgagattttgaaagttCGTGCTGCaacatatgttttttagaatactgttaaatcgTTTTGTATTCGACGGAATGAAATTTCGTGTTTGATTTTTGGTGGATCCGTGAAATCGTGCATTTTTATTTTCGccaaaaactaaaaaaacaaaaaagacaatAAACGAAGTATTCGTTGGAATATTGAATTTGTCGATCGGACAATCCACGAAATGGACGAAAAGTCATGTCGCACAAATACTAATGGTTTTgggataattatataaataaagagCAGCACTCATTTTTGTTGCAGTATTATAAACGTTTAAAGacaaatttaaaaattgtatACATGGATGCACACATTCTTTTATACTATTACCAGATGAACATCGATCGTATGAGAATGATCGTATCATAAACATATACTATCGCTAGTTTTATAATGACACACTCGGGTTTTTCCAAACATTGGAGAAACTGTTTGTGTAAACTACGGAAGAGCAAAAGGGGTTGAAAATGTGATATTTGATATTCATAAATGGAAAATGGGGAAATAAtaggcaagcctcgcgctaccatggttctaagcctcgcatgataaacttgatctttatcaaaAATTCACATTATATTCTCTTTAAGTATGTCATGTACATCTATACCCGATTTGTGATATTTTGTTTGGAAAGAAAAACAGCTATAAAAAGGGTAATATAGAGTTAAACTTgatacaaataattgtttaaaccTTCTTACATATGGTTATTTCTATAGTTAATGGTTATTTTTGCATTTGAGTGCCGttgtttttaacaatatatatttgcGTGTACTGAGTCCTGTGAGTAGATGAATCTCAACGCCGTAGAACCAAACGGGATATGTGACATTCAGGTCAGATCGGCCTCGTTCCATCCACATCGGCCAGCTGAGCATGGTCTGATTGTTACGATGACATTCCATGTGCCAGCTATACCAGTCTCTGAATACGTCGGCGTCGGGTGCTATTAAAGAAGAATGCAAATTCAAATAAGACAGCGATTAATATGGCTCGATTAATTATTGTCGGATCGGGTACTaattacatgtaagtatacttaacgGTTActcgggtacggaaaatatacttagaTGAACCCGGAAATTCTTACGCGAAATTGGTCGTTTtcggcttttttttcaaataaattatgttaacatttGTGTCAGTTTTTTGTAAAATGATCTCCATATCAGCGAAACTTATGCTCAAAACagaatgttgaggcaggttttgttcacgGAGAATTtggtttcgtattccgtagcgcgtttaacgacatcggatttagggcgggaataaaactcggctATAGTCTAACAGTACCCGGGGTGCATTTagatagtacccgagccgacaatgaccctTCGAGCATTATTATGTCACGGTTCAATAAATAGAGAACTTTGTTGAGAGGTATCTGAAGTCGTTCGGATGGTCCACTCCATCAGTAGAATACAGTGACAAAGACAGATGCTTACAACATCAAGAGAAAGAATAGCTAAGTTAATTTGTATGTGTGTTTAATATAGTGCAAGGGtggttacatttattttaatttgcgagTCCTCAAACGTTTGGTATATGTTCATAAACATGTGCCCTTGCGAATGAATACTCGTTCAAAAActaagaaaataaacaattgatCACGAaataattataaagtgttatttCCTAAACTACAGTTTGCCAAATTCTTGAACACGAATATAAACAAATGATTACTCGTCATTGTAGTGCTGCGCCATCAGGAGAAAATATATTATCGTGTCAGCTTTACAACGTAGGTGCGGTGGTTGCTACTAATTGTTCAATGACCTTACCACATATTCTTTTTCCTTAAATGGTATATTGTTCTGAGGAAGTGGTTAGCCATGAATTATACTTGTTCATGTCCTTTCTTGTCAAGTCAAGTAGCAATTGCTTGCAATTTGTTTTTACGATTACATATTGGAAATAAACTTTCTTAACGAAGTGTTTTTCCTATATCATAATTACGTATTTTTGACTTGGTCTTTGATGTTGTTTGCAGACATCTTAAGGTTGATAAGTGTTGCGATGTTTGAATTTTTAACCATATATCAATGTAATGGCTTTGTGTAActaaaattaatttcaattatatcATTGACGTTAACACCTTCAGTACACATATCGACAGCCACGTGCCTTTTCAAacaatttttcaatattttactggtGACTTGAGAACATTCAATATAAGGAGTGTCAGCGTGTTAAAGGAAATCTGAAACAAAAACTTAATAATGACCAGACAATTCCGACTCATTGCCTTCATCAatttttcatcattttcattaccattcaaatatatatatgtatgattttgatttgaaaattattgtaaaactgtaacttgtaaatatttacacaattttgACTATCACTGAATCAAATGGATTCAACCTCATCAATTACATCTTAAATATATtgaatgcttatataagaaattGTCATTTATTTCACTTAAGGAATTCGCAGTTGTGTACCGCGCCATTTTGCAAAACCGACAACATGTTTTAAAGGCCTTTGTCTATATCGCAgtcaaatattattaatatactcAAATTACTTAAGAAAACTAAGACGTGTGCACGTGTTGtcttataattacttttgttaagtAGTAAAATCAGTGTAATCATTGGAATCGCAGCTTTAAATAGCGTGTTTTCGGCGCGTGTCTagtagatattttaaaatcacgTGGGTATGGTTTCTCAATTCCAGTAACACATGTCAAGTGCCTGGGTATGGTTTCGCAATTCCAGCAACACATGTCAAGTACCTAGGTATGGTTTCTAAATTCCAGCAACACATGCCAAGTACCTGGGTATGGTTTATCAATTCCAGCAACACATGCCAAGTAACTGGGTATGGTTTCTTACTTCCAGCAACACATGTCAAGTACCTGGTTATGGTTTCTCAATTCCAGCAACACATGTCAGGTACCTGGGCATGGTTTCTCAATTCCAACAACACATGTTAAGTACCAGGGTATGGTTTGTCAATTCCAGCAACACATGCCAAGTACCTGGGTATGCTTTCTCAATTCCAACAACACATGTCAAGTACCTGGGTATGGTTTCTCAATTTCAGCAACACATGCCATGTACCTGGGTATGGGTTCTCAATTCCAGCAACACATGTCAAGTACCTGGGTATGGTTTCTCAATTCCACTAACACATGCCAAGTACCTGGGTATGGTTTCTCAATTCCAGCAACACATGTAAAGTGCCTGGGTATGGTTTCTCAATTTCACTAACACATGCCAAGTGCCTGGGTATGGTTTCTCAATTCCACTAACACATCCCAAGTACATGGGCATGGTTTCTCAATTCCATCAACACATGTCAAGTACCTGGGTATGGTTTCTCGATTCCAGCAGTATCACATGTCAAGTACCTGGGTATGGTTTCTCAATTCCACTAACACATGCCAAGTACCTGGGTATGGTTTCTCAATTCTAGCAACACATGTCAAGTACCTGAGTACGGTTTCTCATTTCCATCAACACAGGCCAAGTACCTGGGTATGGTTCCTCAAGTCCATCAACACATGCCAATTATCTGGATATGGTTTCTAAATTCCAGCAATTCATGCCAAGTACCTTGGTATGGTTTCTCAATTCCAGTTCCACATGCCAAGTACCTGGGTATGGTTTCTTAATTCCAGCAGCACATGCCAAGTACCTgggtattttttcttatttccAGCAACACATGCCAAGTACTTTGGTATGGTTCCTCAATTCCATCTACACATGCCAAGTACCTGGGTATGGTTTCTCAATTCTACTTACACATGCCAAGTACCTGGGTATGGTTTCTCAATTCCATCAACTGATGTCAAGTACCTGGGTATAGTTTCTCAATTACAGTAATACATGTCAAGTACCTGGGTATGGTTTCTCAATTCCAGCAACTCATGTCAAGTACCTGGATATGGTTTCTCAATTCCAGCAACTCATTCCATGTACCTGGGTATGGTTTATTAATTCCAGCAACACATGTCAAATACCTGGGTATGGTGTCTATATTCTAGTAACACATGACAGGTACCTGGGTATGGTTTCTTAATTCCAGCAGCACATGCAAAGTACCCGGGTATTTTTTCTTAATTGCAGCAGCACATGCCAATTACCTGGGTATGGTTCCTCAATTCCAGCAACACATGCCAAGTACCTGGGTATGGTTTCTCAATTCTACTTACACATGCCAAGTACCTGGGTATGGTTTCTCAATTCCAGCAACACATACCAAGTACCTGGGTATGGTTTCTCAATTCCAACAACACATGCTAATAACCTGGGTATGGTTTCTCAATTCCGTCAACTTATGTCAAGTACCTGGGTATAGTTTCTCAATTCCAGTAATATATGTCAAGTACATAGGTATGGTTTCTCAATTCCAGCAACTCATGTCAAGTACCTGGATATGGTTTCTCAATTCCAGCAACTCATGCAAAGTACCTGGGTATGGTTTTTCAATTCCAGTAACACATGTCAAATACCTGGGTATGGTGTCTCCATTCCAGCAACACATGCCAAGTACCTGGGTATGGTTTCTCAATTCCAGAAACACATGCCAAGTACCTGAGTATGGTTCCTCAATTCCATCAACACATTCGAAGTACCTGGGTATGGTTTCTCAATTCCAGCAATACAATGTCATGCCAATTACCTGGGTATGGTTTCTCAATTCCAGTAACACATGTCAAGTACCTGGGTATGGTTTCTCAATTCCGGTAACACATGCCTAGTACCGGGGTATGGTTTCTCAATTCCAGTAACAAATACAAAGTACCTGGGTATGGTTTTCAATTCCAGCAACACATGTCAAGTACCTGGGTATGGTTTATCAATTCCAGCATCAAATGCCAAGTACCTGGGTATGGTTTCTTAATTTCAGCATCACATGCGAAGTACCTGGGTATGGTTTCTCAAAACTAAAATGGCCAGTTGCGCTATCAGCTGTCAATTTTGGATCACGTGATTTGTGTGCTTCACGTGTTCAcccttttaatatgttttcaaattgtaaacaaatgtggATGCTAAAATAATTTGCATATGTTTGATTATGTAAATTGCCAAcgcaaatatttcattttttagcaGAACTCAGAAATCAACCAGTTAACGTGTCCATGAAAAAGTACTGTTTAACTACGAAATTGTATGCCGAAGTATATAActgattttacaataaaaaatcagAACTCCTCTTGCCTGCTTGTCCGAACATCAGTGACAAAAAAACTATCATCTTGAAAGAATATCTGTACGTCGTCATGTTACACGTCATTCTGAGGGTAATTCCATGCTCGTCGCTTACTGCACCGTTTCTTGATCGCATATGCTGGTAAAATGCGCTTGTTTTCAAAAACTTATCTAATTTTGTGTGTGTGCctgctgtgttgtttttgtttcaggtATTGTATTCCGTTTGAAGAAAGTGTTTAGTCTCATATAAACGTATTTCACATAAATATTCCAGTTCGTGCAACATCTATTTAAATCTCCAGAAAGAATTTCATTTCAAAGAAAATGAGTTCCATAATTCTTCTTGCAACGTTCATTTGTGGAATGGTCACTTGTTTAAGAGATTCTATGGACTAGTTAAAGGTGTCGCGATTCGTAAATTATTGAAACAAGCAAGAACATATGTTAATCGTGAAAAACGCAAAAAACTCATATTGATAGATACAAActaaatatgtatttgaaatattcctttaaataatttCCTTGTAGCATTATGAGCATTTGCATTAGACTTGCAAACCGCAATCGTCACtgattatatttgtaaatgtgcATGCCACATAAGGACAAATTAATACAATAACACAACGATATAATGACTTTCTTTTCACAAACTCAATGCACTTGGGATGCCGGCATTTTCCTCTTCCGTACGGAAGTTATTTGGATATTGTAGTATGAAGTCAATAAATGACCTATGGCGTGCACAACAATTTTTGTTACAGattaattgtaaaaaagaaaCTGTAATCGAGTTTACGTGTCTTGAATGACCCGTTTCGTGTTCATTTAACGCTTATAGGGAAGTTCAGCACAGAGTTAATGTGGCGAATAATATGCACACTCTGTTTGAAAGAGTAaaatttcattattattaagaaTGCATTTTGAGGCAGAATGTTACAGCGAAGCCAAAACAGTGAAACAGACGAATACCCGAACTGAATACGAAATTTATTAGGATTTTTACGGTTTGTGTTGACACGTTTCCGCATCCCGAACAGAGAATTGTTATTGCCATGTCAGGGTTATGTTCCTTCATAACATAAAAAGGGGACAGCCGACTGTATTCACTGCGTATTGGCATTAAGTCTAGGTGTTGGTGGGATACAATGTTGGTGGGATACAATGTCAGCAAGTGTATTAAACAAAACTACTTACGATAAGTGTACGACCAAAACTTACGAATCGTACGTAAGATCAAGTCAAAATATCTTGATTCAACGGCTTCCTGGAAAGTAAAAAGCGCGCATAGGAAAGTTATAAACTACCCGTTCCCACAAAACTTGCTTTAAATAAACCATTACTATAGTTGGGTGTTTTCTCGAGCCTTTGTTCATACTCGTGCACGCAGCAAATATTATCGCAGcgataataaatgtaataaatctGATTTACTAGAAAATGTGGCCATCTTCTTGCCGCAAATTAACAAATAAGTGCTTCTAAATGGTGTATTGCCAATTCGGAAGCGTGTCGTGTCATTTGCAGAAAAAtttaatttcattgaaaaaaaaccCACCAATTGCTGATTTGAAGGAATAAATTCTTTGAAAAATCGCCGACGTAGCGACGTGCTGCCATTAAATGAGCGTCGCTCTGGGAATTCTGGGCTTAAAGCATTTGCGTATAATgtcgtcccagacaagcctgtgcagtcttacaAATACGTTATCTGTAAAATACTAAAATAGTTTCACGTGGCTCCGATATAATGGTCTTAAGAAGTTTCAAGATAGTTTATAATTTCCGTATTGCTACAATAGGgaaacaattacatgtatgttgtttttacATCTGAAACTTCAACACGTATTATTTGCGATATAATGCAGTCTACGTATAATAtattatcatcaatattttttcattggagcttcgttctgtgaaaacggggcttaatgcatacgcgtaaagtgtcgtttagAAAAGTATGTACAGTTCAAGCAGGAACGACACGTTCCGTAAACAATGGATCATCGgtaagaggagacttcctttaaacaaaaatgcacTGAATGCGGCAAGACTTGTAACTATGAGACCACTTTAAGCCAATGCATTAAATCCTTGTTTTGCTTTCAGAGTTTATTTAGTTATATGTGCCAGTGTGATAAAGTTTTCATATTGGTGTATTTTATATGTGAAAGAATACCACGTGCATGTTTGTTATAACCGGTAATAGCACCGTGGCGTGGTGGATATGGTGACAGCCTACAGACCAGGGAAGTCAGTGGTACAATCCCCATTGTGGGAGCATTCTTGAGATTTCACCTACAGACATCCAGTACTGGtactagtcccaggaaacggccTCGAGAGCGTTTAAATAATTCTTCGGcgttctatgcaatcaagcttaaatacatGGGTTTAAACAAAACGGCAATAATACAATGCCGCTACATTGtcgaatattttatatataaaaggcaatataaaacaATAGCCAATatatcaacgctagatgtggtattgtaacataaatttaacgagatacaaaatgcttaatTTTTTGTGTCACCATAGAACTCATGTGAATTATTTTCctcgacgatatccgaacatttacgagcgaacgcgagattggcttcgggcaacTCATGAAAACTAcatcgtgcttccgacgctgcccgaagccaatggCTCGTAAATGTTCGCATATCGTCTCGTATCTTCTAAACGTGTCATGTAAGCAAATTTGTAAAAGTTATATGAACAGTTGCGACATTATATGCAATTATTTATTcccttaaaaaaaacattattaataaaaCTTCTACCATTAATTATAAATTGTATGATGCTTATAATGTAGGCTATTACATTGTATGAgctttattgttaaattaatattgttgttgttgtgatcGTTGTTGTTGAATACATGCCCTATGGTAACAAATATGTTCAGGATTAAATAATATGCGGTACCGTGATGTGTCGTTCAAAAGAAAGTACATTGTTATTATTACCACAAAAATCGGAACGAGTGGAAATGTGTACTTTTGTATACGTGAATGAGATTCTTTGGAAGTGTTTGCATAACTATGTAACAGTTTGTACAAAGACAATATATTTAAGATTGAAATTGTAAATGTACTTCTTATACATAGGGGGTAATCTCGTGTCAAACAATgtggtgacgtccatgccgagacaggtactTAACGCCGTTGTGTCCCCTTCATTACGGGCTCTGTAATTTTggacccgctaagaaatttcgaagcgagtaaagtcgagatatagagcgaatatttaaacaataaaacgcTTATCATTTTCTTGCCGATATGTCTGTAAAGCTAGCGGCATAGACAATTTAAATTACTAATAAAGGTAATGAAGGTAATTAAACGGTAAAAAATGCCTGTCTCGCCAGGAACATCGCCATCTGTTTTTGTCACGTGATTTCCCTCTCTGTTAAACGCCAGTGACAGTCATTaacaggggggcacgcgtatacgggagcttaccgcgtttaagtgagaaagttgttgcaaaacttcaaagatggcgtcgtttaagtgtttttcatgaaggagtagcggatattttcacccggtaagccagtttatatttatatttcttttaaatgaataagccctttcggctctacggtgtttgtgctcccctcggttttttgtttcaataccgtagacgtcggaataaaaaagttattgaagcaaaaccgtcgacaaatttgttgtttaatttcttgactttcgagatgttggatgttcgaatatcattttctctcataataaacagtatttgtgcatgtgtacagtaaaatataacataaatcacgaatattttattatctcgacgcgttgttatgtctattaattcatttaatgccgaattatagcgggttaacccccatttttggaactaaacttccttttaagcacattttgggacctgacttccaaatgataaacagttCTTTttatgttagaaggttttatgcgaaataactttcgtgaatgaattccgcattggtgcgaatgtcttggaaTACATTTTCacttcaa containing:
- the LOC127843071 gene encoding uncharacterized protein LOC127843071 isoform X4, whose product is MECHRNNQTMLSWPMWMERGRSDLNVTYPVWFYGVEIHLLTGLTRTFKISQLENHKEARTRCMSDTSSFEPGLFVLDTAKSLCAKKLSTTIFSIPNISPTNLNDFQIAADIIQVPFWVQPVNVQAFVGAPITTLLCYLLDLDGLVKKENCSEKYSSVCVNATAHDTITYLGSTSSVPFYRSALTSSSRAKRLTDILLTIPITVFSVFIAMNRLFDNLS
- the LOC127843071 gene encoding uncharacterized protein LOC127843071 isoform X1; this translates as MRSRNGAVSDEHGITLRMTCNMTTYRYSFKMIVFLSLMFGQAAPDADVFRDWYSWHMECHRNNQTMLSWPMWMERGRSDLNVTYPVWFYGVEIHLLTGLTRTFKISQLENHKEARTRCMSDTSSFEPGLFVLDTAKSLCAKKLSTTIFSIPNISPTNLNDFQIAADIIQVPFWVQPVNVQAFVGAPITTLLCYLLDLDGLVKKENCSEKYSSVCVNATAHDTITYLGSTSSVPFYRSALTSSSRAKRLTDILLTIPITVFSVFIAMNRLFDNLS
- the LOC127843071 gene encoding uncharacterized protein LOC127843071 isoform X2, whose protein sequence is MRSRNGAVSDEHGITLRMTCNMTTYRYSFKMIVFLSLMFGQAAPDADVFRDWYSWHMECHRNNQTMLSWPMWMERGRSDLNVTYPVWFYGVEIHLLTGLTRTFKISQLENHKEARTRYTSSFEPGLFVLDTAKSLCAKKLSTTIFSIPNISPTNLNDFQIAADIIQVPFWVQPVNVQAFVGAPITTLLCYLLDLDGLVKKENCSEKYSSVCVNATAHDTITYLGSTSSVPFYRSALTSSSRAKRLTDILLTIPITVFSVFIAMNRLFDNLS
- the LOC127843071 gene encoding uncharacterized protein LOC127843071 isoform X3 — its product is MRSRNGAVSDEHGITLRMTCNMTTYRYSFKMIVFLSLMFGQAAPDADVFRDWYSWHMECHRNNQTMLSWPMWMERGRSDLNVTYPVWFYGVEIHLLTGLNTSSFEPGLFVLDTAKSLCAKKLSTTIFSIPNISPTNLNDFQIAADIIQVPFWVQPVNVQAFVGAPITTLLCYLLDLDGLVKKENCSEKYSSVCVNATAHDTITYLGSTSSVPFYRSALTSSSRAKRLTDILLTIPITVFSVFIAMNRLFDNLS